In a single window of the Streptomyces sp. NBC_00091 genome:
- a CDS encoding type I polyketide synthase, which yields MVNETKLLEYLKRVTADLDEANRRLKDAEDLSHEPIAIVGMGCRFPGGVHSAEQLWTLLADGTDALAAFPDDRGWDLAALYDPDPDRAGTSYVREGGFLAGAADFDPAFFGISPREARAMDPQQRLLLEVAWEALERSGLDPAALRGSRAGVFVGTNGQDYGTLFGSTPEEGLEGYIGTGNAASVLSGRLSYVLGLEGPAVTVDTACSSSLVSLHLAAEALRRGECALALAGGATVMATPRVFVEFSRQRGLAADGRCKPFAAAADGTGWGEGAGLLVLERLSDARRGGRPVLAVLRGSAVNQDGASNGLTAPNGTAQQRVIRQALANARLSPDMVDAVEAHGTGTRLGDPIEAHALLATYGRKRTADRPLWLGSVKSNLGHTQAAAGVAGVMKMILAIQHGTLPQTLHVDEPTPHADWSAGGVRLLTEPTPWPETGEPRRAGVSAFGVSGTNAHLIVEQAAPEDARPQDRTHEPRAPRTAAAPWLLSAHTPEALRARAAQLRSYAQDHPELDPADLAHSLSLSTPFAHRGVVPGANREELLEGVASGGKFAFLFSGQGAQRPGMGRELYEAQPVFAAAFDEACAHFDLPLKDLVFGGGDEIHRTENTQPALFAVEVALYRLAESFGLRPDFVAGHSIGEIAAAHVAGVLSLADAARLVAARGALMGALPEGGAMVSIRATEQEIRPLLSAGVDIAAVNGPQSVVISGAEEAVLEVAERLAGQGHKTKRLTVSHAFHSPLMEPMLGAFREVAESLTHSAPEIPVVSNVTGGQITEFTAAYWVQHVRDAVRFADGVRYLAEEQGVGHFLELGPQGVLAAMAGESLPEEFSGLLTPLLRKDRPEPDAFLGALAEAWTRGLPVDWTPLLAGRRVDLPTYPFQRQRYWPETTALGDVAAAGLGPADHPLLGAMVTLAEADQVLFTGRLSLRTHPWLADHAVLGTVFVPGTAFVELAVRAGDQVGCARLDELTIEAPLVLPEQGAVQLQVAVGSVDADGRRSLTFHSRHTDEPWTRHATGTLTDGPAPAAAPPAVPDLSEWPPAGAEPVSVEGLYDHLVEVGFGYGPAFQGLRAAWRRGEDVFAEVRLPQEAEAARFGLHPALLDAALHAVGLGDFVTDGAASLPFSWRGVALHAAGAPALRVRLSPAGPDSVSLDAADQTGAPVATVEALALRPAAAQRTHRHRDSLFRVDWAALPLPLPAAASGQPAGAPPRWIASAADLAALDTVPDAVFVRCPRTDDDLVPAAHTGAHRVLELLQAWLADPRCASSQLVLVTRGALAVRQGETVHDLGQAPLWGLVRSAQAENPGSFRLIDVTDPDDAPDASAALDALLTLDEPQLALRDGTLYAPRLARVPAPAAPRDWNPDGTVLITGGTGGLGALLARHLVAEHGVRHLVLAGRRGPAAEGAGELAAALTEAGAHVRIEACDVGDRADLARLLARIPAERPLTAVVHAAGVLDDGVIGSLAPDRLDTVLRPKLDAAWHLHELTREADLAAFVLFSSAAGVFGAPGQAGYAAANAFLDALAQHRTAQGLSAVSLAWGLWAEGGGMGGRLADGDSRRITGSGVGALSAADGLELFDLAGGLDEPLLVPARLDLTPPAGAARNATPPALLRGLVRGPARRAAASGPSTPRTQWTERQLAELVRTHVSAVLGHANAQAVDLGQAFTELGFDSLTAVELRNRLTTETGLRLSATLIFDYPTPAALVEHLRAGLTEAPAAEATAPATGAPGAPGADTEDPIAIVGMSCRYPGGVRSPEDLWQLVAAGGDGIAAFPTDRGWDLDGLFDADPDAAGRSYVSEGGFLYDAAEFDAGFFGISPREALAMDPQQRLLLETAWEAFERAGIDPTSVRGTATGVFAGVMYHDYASRLGEVPEGIDGYLSTGNAGSVLSGRISYVLGLEGPAVTVDTACSSSLVALHLAAQALRSGECTMALAGGATVMATPNTFVEFSRQRGLSFDGRCKSFAAAADGTGWGEGAGMLLLEKLSDARRNGHRVLAVVRGSAVNQDGASNGLTAPNGPSQQRVIRQALGNAGLGVRDVDAVEAHGTGTKLGDPIEAQAVLATYGQDRPAGQPLWLGSLKSNIGHTQAASGVGGVIKMVEAMRHGLLPRTLHVDEPTPHVDWTAGGVRLLTEPVPWPETGRARRSGVSSFGVSGTNAHVIVEQAPLDGATTPEPAPRPAPAPGTALPWVLSAKTDEALRDQARNLLAALEGLTAPRSPEDDPHHPLADIGSSLASSRAALEHRAAVVADDPAAFAEALTALAAGEPSPHLLRGSSRTTAKAVFVFPGQGSQWAGMAHELLDSSPVFADRLAACERALAPHVDWSLREALADEAALARVDVVQPALWAVMVSLAALWRSHGVEPAAVVGHSQGEIAAACVAGALTLDDAARVVALRSKALLALSGRGGMVSLPLSREEAAAHLGERLSLAAVNGPRSVVVSGDPEALDAVLAGIEGARRIPVDYASHSAHVEEIRTDVLDALAGITPRPAEIPFLSTVDATWLDGTELDERYWYRNLRQSVLLADVTETLVHEGYGVFIEVSPHPVLVHGLPDTALGTLRRGDGGPARFTAALAEAHVHGVPVDWDTVFPGARRVDLPTYAFQRERFWLEGTEAAGDMASAGLDAAGHPLLGAMVTVAASDDHLFTGRLSVTAQPWLADHAVAGTVLLPGTAFVELALHAGLQTGHGHLEELTLEAPLVLPERGGVQVQLAVGPADPDGRRTVTTYARSAQESGEPWTRHATGVLSATPATSPAPATTGGPWPPAGAEPLDLTGFYDRLTDAGLGYGPAFQGLRAAWRLGDEVYAEVGLDRDQQEAAGRFGLHPALLDAALHAVGLGSFLDGPGVRLPFSWNGVHLHTAGARDLRVRLSPAGGDAVALTVTDTAGLPVATVDSLALRPVATEHLAHRDTLFALDWVAAPAGEPVPAGAVREVDTSAGVRAAVGQALEALQGSLASPEDERLVFVTRRAVGEDVGDDIGDLAGAAVWGLVRSAQSEHPGRFHLLDLDENADPAPYLTSAEPQLAVRGGSVRVPRLTRTPAAPASEGLSFAEGGTVLITGGTGVLGRAVARHLVTVHGVRHLLLASRSGGAEDLVAELAELGAAATVAACDAADREALTVLLATIPAAHPLTAVIHTAGVLDDGVIESLTPERFEAVLRPKVDAARNLHELTADLDLSAFVLFSSASGLLGAPGQGNYAAANAYLDALAQHRRSLGLPGLSLAWGLWAERSGMTGALDATDVDRINRGGVAPLATDEALALLDTAPALDRALAVPIRLDLPALRTRARHEALPPLLHGLVPAPLRRTAGAPPAVPVLDPEDLLALVQAHTATVLGHSSADRIEPDRKFLEMGFDSLTSVRLRGSLNTATGLRLSATAVFDHPTPADLADHMRGELAAARTPQTPEPVRPPAPAQPIAALYRQACADGKVKEATDLLVAASLLRPSFTADATDGAPAPVTLSGATGGSGGPALICLPSVTALSSPHQFARFAAPFREHRDVHVLPLPGYGEGEPLPATADALVAHVAAEVLRLADGAPFALAGYSSGGWLAQEVTAHLERGGAAPAGLVLLDTFLPGDAAQPAFRSRMTDAMFEREDAFGWMTDLRLTAMGGYFRLFPDWRPTATAVPTLLVRAGRSLVDGGGHHASWPLPHTAVDVPGDHFTMMEDDARAAAAAVDHWLTETVA from the coding sequence ATGGTGAACGAGACCAAGCTCCTGGAATACCTCAAGCGGGTCACGGCCGACCTGGACGAGGCGAACCGGCGTCTGAAGGACGCCGAGGACCTCAGCCACGAGCCGATCGCGATCGTCGGCATGGGCTGCCGCTTCCCCGGTGGCGTGCACTCCGCCGAACAGCTGTGGACCCTCCTCGCCGACGGCACCGACGCCCTCGCCGCCTTCCCCGACGACCGGGGCTGGGACCTCGCCGCGCTCTACGACCCGGACCCCGACCGGGCCGGCACCAGCTACGTCCGCGAGGGCGGCTTCCTCGCCGGCGCCGCCGACTTCGACCCCGCCTTCTTCGGCATCAGCCCGCGCGAGGCCCGAGCCATGGACCCCCAGCAGCGGCTGCTGCTGGAAGTTGCCTGGGAGGCCCTGGAGCGTTCCGGCCTCGACCCGGCCGCCCTGCGCGGCAGCCGGGCCGGCGTCTTCGTCGGCACCAACGGCCAGGACTACGGCACCCTGTTCGGCTCGACCCCGGAAGAGGGCCTCGAAGGCTACATCGGCACCGGCAACGCGGCGAGCGTGCTCTCCGGCCGGCTGTCCTACGTACTCGGCCTCGAAGGCCCCGCCGTCACCGTCGACACGGCCTGCTCGTCCTCCCTGGTATCGCTGCACCTGGCCGCCGAGGCGCTGCGCCGCGGCGAATGCGCCCTGGCCCTCGCCGGCGGCGCCACGGTGATGGCCACCCCCCGGGTCTTCGTCGAGTTCAGCCGGCAGCGCGGGCTCGCCGCCGACGGCCGCTGCAAGCCCTTCGCCGCCGCCGCGGACGGCACCGGCTGGGGCGAAGGCGCGGGCCTGCTCGTCCTCGAACGGCTCTCCGACGCCAGGCGGGGCGGCCGCCCCGTCCTCGCGGTCCTGCGGGGCTCGGCGGTCAACCAGGACGGCGCCTCCAACGGGCTCACCGCCCCCAACGGCACCGCCCAGCAGCGCGTCATCCGCCAGGCCCTGGCCAACGCCCGGCTGTCCCCGGACATGGTCGACGCGGTCGAGGCCCACGGCACCGGCACCAGGCTCGGCGACCCCATCGAGGCGCACGCCCTGCTCGCCACCTACGGCCGCAAGCGCACTGCCGACCGGCCGCTGTGGCTGGGCTCGGTCAAGTCGAACCTGGGCCACACCCAGGCCGCGGCGGGCGTCGCCGGCGTGATGAAGATGATCCTCGCCATCCAGCACGGCACGCTGCCCCAGACCCTGCACGTGGACGAGCCGACGCCCCACGCGGACTGGTCGGCGGGCGGCGTACGCCTGCTGACCGAGCCCACGCCCTGGCCCGAGACGGGCGAGCCGCGCCGCGCCGGCGTGTCGGCCTTCGGCGTCAGCGGCACCAACGCCCACCTGATCGTCGAGCAGGCCGCCCCCGAGGACGCCCGGCCCCAGGACCGGACGCACGAGCCACGGGCACCGCGCACCGCCGCCGCCCCGTGGCTGCTGTCGGCCCACACCCCCGAGGCACTGCGCGCACGGGCCGCCCAACTCCGCTCGTACGCACAGGACCACCCGGAGCTGGACCCCGCCGACCTGGCCCACTCCCTGTCCCTGTCGACGCCCTTCGCCCACCGGGGCGTGGTGCCGGGCGCCAACCGGGAGGAACTCCTCGAGGGCGTGGCCTCCGGCGGGAAGTTCGCCTTCCTCTTCTCGGGGCAGGGTGCGCAGCGTCCCGGCATGGGCCGTGAGCTGTACGAGGCCCAGCCGGTGTTCGCGGCCGCCTTCGACGAGGCCTGCGCCCACTTCGACCTCCCCCTCAAGGACCTGGTCTTCGGCGGCGGGGACGAGATCCACCGCACCGAGAACACCCAGCCGGCCCTCTTCGCGGTCGAGGTGGCCCTGTACCGCCTGGCGGAGTCCTTCGGTCTGCGTCCGGACTTCGTAGCGGGTCACTCGATCGGTGAGATCGCGGCCGCGCACGTGGCCGGGGTCCTCTCCCTCGCTGACGCGGCCCGTCTGGTGGCGGCCCGTGGTGCCCTGATGGGAGCCCTGCCGGAGGGCGGGGCGATGGTCTCGATCCGCGCCACTGAGCAGGAGATACGCCCGCTGCTGTCGGCCGGTGTCGACATCGCTGCGGTCAACGGCCCGCAGTCCGTGGTGATTTCGGGCGCCGAAGAGGCTGTCCTGGAGGTGGCCGAGCGGCTGGCCGGGCAGGGTCACAAGACCAAGCGCCTCACGGTCTCGCACGCCTTCCACTCGCCGCTCATGGAGCCCATGCTCGGCGCGTTCCGTGAGGTCGCGGAATCCCTCACCCACTCCGCTCCCGAGATACCGGTGGTCTCGAACGTCACCGGCGGGCAGATCACCGAGTTCACGGCCGCCTACTGGGTCCAGCACGTCCGTGATGCCGTCCGCTTCGCCGACGGGGTCCGGTACCTCGCCGAGGAGCAGGGCGTGGGCCACTTCCTGGAGCTGGGTCCGCAGGGCGTCCTCGCCGCCATGGCGGGGGAGTCGCTCCCGGAGGAGTTCTCCGGGCTCCTCACCCCCCTGCTGCGCAAGGACCGCCCCGAGCCCGACGCCTTCCTCGGCGCCTTGGCCGAGGCCTGGACCCGCGGCCTGCCCGTCGACTGGACCCCGCTCCTCGCCGGCCGCCGCGTCGACCTGCCCACGTACCCCTTCCAGCGCCAGCGCTACTGGCCCGAGACGACCGCCCTCGGCGACGTGGCCGCCGCCGGCCTGGGCCCCGCCGACCACCCCCTGCTCGGAGCCATGGTGACCCTGGCCGAGGCCGACCAGGTGCTGTTCACCGGCCGCCTCTCCCTGCGGACCCACCCCTGGCTCGCCGACCACGCCGTCCTGGGCACCGTGTTCGTCCCCGGCACCGCCTTCGTGGAGCTGGCCGTCCGCGCCGGCGACCAGGTCGGCTGCGCCCGCCTCGACGAACTCACCATCGAGGCACCGCTGGTCCTCCCCGAACAGGGCGCGGTCCAGCTCCAGGTCGCCGTCGGATCCGTGGACGCGGACGGCCGCCGCTCCCTGACCTTCCACTCCCGCCACACCGACGAGCCGTGGACCCGGCACGCCACCGGCACCCTGACGGACGGCCCCGCCCCGGCCGCCGCCCCGCCCGCCGTCCCCGACCTGAGCGAATGGCCCCCCGCGGGCGCCGAGCCGGTGTCCGTCGAGGGGCTCTACGACCACCTCGTCGAGGTCGGCTTCGGCTACGGACCCGCCTTCCAGGGGCTGCGGGCGGCATGGCGCCGCGGCGAGGACGTGTTCGCCGAGGTACGGCTGCCGCAGGAAGCCGAAGCCGCCCGCTTCGGCCTGCACCCCGCCCTGCTGGACGCCGCCCTGCACGCCGTCGGGCTCGGCGACTTCGTCACCGACGGCGCCGCGAGCCTCCCGTTCTCCTGGCGCGGCGTGGCCCTCCACGCGGCCGGCGCCCCGGCGCTGCGCGTACGGCTGTCGCCGGCCGGCCCCGACAGCGTGTCCCTGGACGCCGCCGACCAGACGGGCGCCCCGGTGGCCACCGTCGAGGCGCTCGCCCTGCGCCCGGCCGCGGCACAGCGTACGCACCGGCACCGCGACTCCCTCTTCCGCGTCGACTGGGCCGCCCTGCCCCTGCCCCTGCCCGCCGCCGCCTCCGGGCAGCCGGCCGGTGCACCGCCGCGCTGGATCGCCTCGGCCGCCGACCTGGCCGCGCTGGACACCGTCCCCGACGCCGTGTTCGTCCGCTGCCCCCGCACCGACGACGACCTGGTCCCCGCAGCCCACACCGGCGCGCACCGCGTCCTGGAACTCCTCCAGGCGTGGCTCGCCGACCCCCGGTGCGCCTCCTCGCAGCTGGTCCTGGTCACCCGCGGCGCCCTGGCCGTCCGGCAGGGCGAGACGGTCCACGACCTCGGCCAGGCGCCGCTGTGGGGCCTCGTCCGGTCGGCGCAGGCCGAGAACCCGGGCAGCTTCCGCCTGATCGACGTCACCGATCCGGACGACGCCCCGGACGCCTCCGCCGCACTGGACGCCCTCCTGACCCTCGACGAGCCGCAACTCGCGCTCCGTGACGGCACGTTGTACGCCCCCCGGCTGGCCCGCGTCCCCGCCCCCGCCGCGCCCCGGGACTGGAACCCCGACGGCACCGTCCTGATCACCGGCGGCACCGGCGGCCTCGGCGCCCTGCTGGCCCGCCACCTGGTCGCCGAACACGGCGTACGCCACCTCGTACTGGCCGGCCGGCGCGGCCCGGCCGCCGAGGGCGCCGGCGAACTCGCCGCCGCGCTCACCGAGGCCGGCGCCCACGTGCGGATCGAGGCCTGCGACGTCGGCGACCGAGCCGACCTGGCGCGCCTCCTCGCCCGGATCCCCGCCGAACGGCCGCTGACGGCGGTCGTGCACGCGGCCGGCGTCCTCGACGACGGCGTGATCGGCTCGCTGGCCCCCGACCGGCTGGACACCGTACTGCGCCCCAAGCTCGACGCGGCCTGGCACCTGCACGAGCTGACGCGGGAGGCCGACCTGGCGGCGTTCGTGCTGTTCTCCTCGGCCGCCGGCGTCTTCGGCGCCCCCGGCCAGGCCGGCTACGCCGCCGCGAACGCCTTCCTCGACGCGCTCGCCCAGCACCGCACCGCCCAGGGCCTCAGCGCCGTGTCCCTGGCCTGGGGCCTGTGGGCGGAGGGCGGCGGCATGGGCGGGCGACTGGCCGACGGCGACAGCCGGCGCATCACCGGCTCCGGCGTCGGCGCACTGTCCGCCGCCGACGGCCTGGAACTCTTCGACCTCGCGGGCGGCCTCGACGAGCCCCTGCTCGTCCCCGCCCGCCTGGACCTCACCCCGCCGGCCGGCGCGGCGCGGAACGCCACGCCCCCCGCACTGCTGCGCGGCCTCGTCCGCGGACCGGCCCGCAGGGCCGCCGCGTCCGGCCCGTCCACCCCGCGGACCCAGTGGACCGAACGGCAGCTCGCCGAGCTGGTCCGTACGCACGTCAGCGCCGTACTGGGCCACGCGAACGCGCAGGCGGTCGACCTCGGCCAGGCGTTCACCGAGCTCGGCTTCGACTCCCTCACCGCGGTCGAACTCCGCAACCGGCTCACCACCGAGACGGGCCTGCGGCTCTCGGCAACCCTCATCTTCGACTACCCCACCCCGGCCGCCCTCGTGGAGCACCTGCGCGCTGGACTGACCGAGGCACCGGCCGCCGAAGCCACCGCCCCGGCCACCGGCGCCCCCGGCGCCCCCGGCGCCGACACCGAGGACCCCATCGCGATCGTCGGCATGAGCTGCCGCTACCCCGGCGGAGTGCGCTCGCCGGAGGACCTGTGGCAGCTGGTCGCCGCGGGCGGCGACGGCATCGCGGCGTTCCCCACCGACCGCGGCTGGGACCTGGACGGCCTCTTCGACGCCGACCCCGACGCGGCCGGCCGCTCGTACGTCAGCGAAGGCGGCTTCCTCTACGACGCCGCCGAGTTCGACGCCGGCTTCTTCGGGATCTCACCCCGCGAGGCCCTCGCCATGGACCCCCAGCAGCGGCTCCTCCTGGAAACCGCCTGGGAGGCCTTCGAACGCGCCGGCATCGACCCGACGTCCGTGCGCGGCACCGCCACCGGCGTGTTCGCCGGCGTCATGTACCACGACTACGCCTCCCGCCTGGGCGAGGTCCCCGAGGGCATCGACGGCTACCTCAGCACCGGCAACGCCGGCAGCGTCCTGTCCGGCCGCATCTCCTACGTCCTCGGCCTGGAGGGCCCCGCCGTCACCGTCGACACCGCCTGCTCCTCCTCCCTCGTCGCCCTGCACCTGGCCGCCCAGGCCCTGCGGTCCGGCGAATGCACGATGGCCCTGGCCGGCGGCGCGACCGTGATGGCCACCCCCAACACGTTCGTGGAGTTCTCCCGGCAGCGCGGCCTGTCCTTCGACGGCCGCTGCAAGTCCTTCGCCGCGGCCGCCGACGGAACCGGCTGGGGCGAGGGCGCGGGCATGCTGCTGCTGGAGAAGCTCTCCGACGCCCGCCGCAACGGCCACCGCGTCCTGGCCGTCGTCCGCGGCTCCGCCGTCAACCAGGACGGCGCCTCCAACGGCCTCACCGCCCCCAACGGCCCCTCCCAGCAGCGCGTCATCCGCCAGGCCCTGGGCAACGCCGGCCTGGGCGTCCGGGACGTCGACGCCGTCGAGGCCCACGGCACCGGCACCAAGCTCGGCGACCCCATCGAAGCGCAGGCCGTGCTCGCCACGTACGGGCAGGACCGGCCCGCCGGCCAGCCGCTGTGGCTGGGCTCCCTCAAGTCCAACATCGGCCACACCCAGGCCGCCTCCGGTGTCGGCGGCGTCATCAAGATGGTCGAGGCGATGCGCCACGGCCTCCTGCCCCGCACCCTCCACGTCGACGAGCCCACCCCGCACGTCGACTGGACGGCCGGCGGCGTACGCCTGCTGACCGAACCCGTGCCGTGGCCCGAGACCGGACGGGCCCGCCGCTCCGGCGTGTCCTCGTTCGGGGTCAGCGGCACCAACGCCCACGTCATCGTGGAACAGGCCCCCCTCGACGGGGCCACCACCCCCGAGCCCGCCCCCCGGCCGGCCCCCGCACCGGGCACGGCACTGCCGTGGGTGCTGTCCGCCAAGACCGACGAAGCCCTGCGCGACCAGGCCCGCAACCTCCTCGCAGCCCTGGAGGGCCTGACCGCGCCGCGGTCCCCCGAGGACGACCCCCACCACCCCCTCGCCGACATCGGCAGCTCCCTCGCGTCCTCCCGCGCCGCCCTCGAGCACCGGGCCGCCGTGGTGGCCGACGACCCCGCCGCCTTCGCCGAAGCGCTGACGGCCCTGGCCGCCGGCGAGCCCTCCCCGCACCTGCTGCGAGGATCGTCGCGCACCACCGCGAAAGCCGTCTTCGTCTTCCCCGGCCAGGGCTCCCAGTGGGCGGGCATGGCCCACGAACTGCTCGACTCCTCCCCGGTGTTCGCCGACCGGCTGGCCGCCTGCGAACGGGCCCTCGCGCCCCACGTGGACTGGTCGCTGCGCGAAGCCCTCGCCGACGAGGCCGCCCTGGCCCGGGTCGACGTGGTCCAGCCCGCCCTGTGGGCGGTGATGGTCTCCCTCGCCGCGCTGTGGCGCTCCCACGGAGTCGAACCGGCCGCCGTGGTCGGCCACTCCCAGGGCGAGATCGCCGCCGCCTGCGTCGCCGGAGCGCTCACCCTCGACGACGCGGCCCGCGTCGTCGCCCTGCGCAGCAAGGCCCTCCTGGCCCTCTCCGGCCGCGGCGGCATGGTCTCCCTGCCGCTGTCCCGCGAGGAGGCCGCCGCACACCTGGGCGAGCGGCTCTCGCTCGCCGCCGTCAACGGCCCACGCTCCGTGGTGGTCTCCGGCGACCCCGAGGCCCTCGACGCGGTGCTCGCCGGCATCGAGGGCGCCCGCCGGATCCCCGTGGACTACGCCTCCCACTCCGCCCACGTGGAGGAGATCCGTACGGACGTCCTGGACGCCCTCGCCGGGATCACCCCCCGCCCGGCCGAGATCCCGTTCCTGTCCACCGTCGACGCCACCTGGCTGGACGGCACCGAACTGGACGAGCGGTACTGGTACCGCAACCTCCGCCAGAGCGTCCTGCTCGCCGACGTCACCGAAACCCTCGTCCACGAGGGCTACGGCGTGTTCATCGAGGTCAGCCCGCACCCCGTCCTCGTCCACGGCCTGCCCGACACCGCGCTGGGCACCCTGCGCCGCGGCGACGGCGGCCCCGCCCGCTTCACGGCCGCCCTCGCCGAGGCGCACGTCCACGGAGTGCCGGTCGACTGGGACACCGTCTTCCCCGGCGCCCGGCGGGTCGATCTGCCCACGTACGCCTTCCAGCGCGAGCGGTTCTGGCTGGAAGGCACCGAAGCCGCGGGCGACATGGCCTCCGCGGGCCTGGACGCGGCCGGCCACCCCCTGCTCGGTGCGATGGTGACCGTCGCCGCCTCCGACGACCACCTCTTCACCGGCCGCCTGTCGGTGACCGCGCAGCCCTGGCTGGCCGACCACGCGGTGGCCGGCACGGTCCTGCTGCCCGGCACCGCCTTCGTGGAACTGGCCCTGCACGCAGGCCTCCAGACCGGCCACGGCCACCTGGAGGAACTGACCCTGGAAGCCCCGCTGGTGCTCCCCGAGCGGGGCGGCGTCCAGGTCCAGCTCGCCGTCGGCCCCGCCGACCCGGACGGCCGGCGCACGGTCACCACGTACGCCCGCTCCGCCCAGGAGAGCGGCGAACCCTGGACCCGCCACGCCACCGGCGTCCTGTCCGCCACCCCGGCCACCTCCCCGGCCCCCGCCACCACCGGCGGCCCCTGGCCGCCGGCCGGCGCCGAACCCCTGGACCTGACCGGCTTCTACGACCGGCTCACCGACGCCGGACTCGGCTACGGGCCCGCGTTCCAGGGTCTGCGCGCGGCCTGGCGGCTCGGCGACGAGGTGTACGCGGAGGTCGGCCTCGACCGCGACCAGCAGGAGGCCGCGGGCCGCTTCGGCCTCCACCCGGCCCTCCTCGACGCCGCCCTGCACGCCGTGGGCCTCGGCTCCTTCCTCGACGGCCCCGGCGTCCGCCTCCCCTTCTCCTGGAACGGCGTCCACCTGCACACGGCCGGCGCGCGCGACCTGCGCGTCCGGCTGAGCCCCGCGGGCGGGGACGCGGTCGCCCTCACCGTCACCGACACGGCCGGCCTGCCGGTGGCGACCGTCGACTCACTGGCCCTGCGCCCGGTGGCCACCGAACACCTCGCGCACCGGGACACCCTGTTCGCGTTGGACTGGGTGGCGGCCCCGGCGGGCGAGCCCGTGCCCGCGGGCGCGGTGCGTGAGGTGGACACCTCCGCCGGTGTCCGGGCGGCCGTGGGCCAGGCCCTGGAGGCACTTCAGGGATCCCTCGCGAGCCCGGAGGACGAGCGCCTGGTGTTCGTCACCCGCCGGGCAGTCGGTGAAGACGTCGGTGATGACATCGGTGATCTGGCGGGTGCGGCGGTGTGGGGCCTGGTGCGCTCGGCGCAGTCGGAACACCCGGGCCGTTTCCACCTCCTGGACCTGGACGAGAACGCGGACCCGGCCCCGTATCTGACGTCCGCGGAGCCGCAGCTTGCGGTGCGCGGGGGATCGGTACGCGTCCCGCGCCTGACCCGTACCCCTGCCGCACCGGCCTCCGAGGGCCTGTCCTTCGCCGAGGGCGGCACCGTCCTGATCACCGGCGGCACGGGTGTCCTCGGCCGCGCGGTGGCCCGTCACCTGGTCACCGTCCACGGCGTCCGCCACCTGCTCCTGGCCAGCCGCTCCGGCGGCGCCGAGGACCTGGTGGCCGAACTGGCCGAACTGGGCGCCGCCGCAACGGTCGCCGCCTGCGACGCGGCCGACCGTGAGGCCCTGACCGTCCTCCTGGCCACGATCCCCGCCGCGCACCCCCTCACCGCCGTCATCCACACCGCGGGCGTCCTCGACGACGGGGTGATCGAATCCCTCACCCCCGAGCGATTCGAAGCGGTGCTGCGCCCGAAGGTGGACGCGGCCCGCAACCTCCACGAACTCACCGCTGACCTGGACCTGTCGGCGTTCGTCCTGTTCTCCTCCGCCTCGGGTCTGCTCGGCGCCCCGGGCCAGGGCAACTACGCGGCCGCCAACGCCTACCTGGACGCCCTCGCCCAGCACCGGCGCTCCCTGGGCCTGCCCGGCCTCTCCCTCGCCTGGGGTCTGTGGGCCGAGCGCAGCGGCATGACCGGCGCCCTCGACGCCACCGACGTCGACCGCATCAACCGCGGCGGCGTCGCCCCCCTCGCCACCGACGAGGCCCTCGCGCTCCTGGACACCGCCCCCGCCCTCGACCGGGCCCTGGCGGTGCCGATCCGCCTGGACCTGCCCGCCCTGCGCACCCGCGCCCGGCACGAGGCCCTCCCGCCCCTGCTGCACGGCCTGGTGCCGGCCCCGCTCCGGCGGACGGCGGGCGCCCCGCCCGCCGTACCCGTCCTCGATCCGGAGGACCTGCTGGCCCTCGTACAGGCACACACGGCCACCGTCCTCGGCCACAGCTCCGCCGACCGGATCGAACCGGACCGCAAGTTCCTGGAGATGGGCTTCGACTCGCTGACCTCGGTGCGTCTGCGCGGCAGCCTCAACACCGCGACCGGCCTGAGACTGTCCGCCACGGCCGTCTTCGACCACCCGACCCCCGCCGACCTCGCCGACCACATGCGCGGCGAACTCGCGGCGGCCCGGACCCCGCAGACGCCAGAACCCGTACGGCCGCCCGCGCCGGCGCAGCCCATCGCCGCGCTCTACCGGCAGGCCTGCGCGGACGGCAAGGTCAAGGAGGCCACCGACCTGCTCGTCGCCGCCTCCCTGCTGCGCCCCTCCTTCACCGCGGACGCCACGGACGGGGCCCCGGCGCCGGTCACCCTGTCCGGCGCCACCGGCGGGTCCGGCGGTCCGGCGCTGATCTGCCTGCCCTCGGTCACCGCACTCTCCAGCCCCCACCAGTTCGCCCGCTTCGCCGCGCCCTTCCGCGAGCACCGGGACGTCCACGTCCTCCCGCTCCCCGGCTACGGCGAGGGCGAGCCGCTGCCCGCCACCGCCGACGCCCTCGTCGCGCACGTGGCCGCCGAGGTGCTGCGCCTCGCGGACGGCGCACCGTTCGCACTGGCCGGGTACTCCTCGGGCGGCTGGCTCGCCCAGGAGGTCACCGCCCACCTCGAACGCGGGGGCGCCGCGCCCGCCGGGCTGGTGCTGCTCGACACGTTCCTGCCCGGCGACGCGGCCCAGCCCGCGTTCCGCTCCCGGATGACGGACGCCATGTTCGAACGGGAGGACGCCTTCGGCTGGATGACCGACCTCAGGCTCACGGCCATGGGCGGCTACTTCCGGCTCTTCCCGGACTGGCGGCCCACCGCCACCGCCGTCCCGACGCTGCTCGTCAGAGCCGGCCGCTCCCTGGTCGACGGCGGGGGCCACCACGCCTCCTGGCCGCTGCCCCACACGGCGGTGGACGTGCCGGGCGACCACTTCACGATGATGGAGGACGACGCGCGGGCCGCGGCCGCCGCCGTCGACCACTGGCTGACGGAGACCGTGGCATGA